GAACACGGCGCAGCAAGTCCTGGTCGCCAACGTTGACACGGCGTTCATCGTGACGGGCCTCGACGGCAATTTCAACGTTCGGCGCGTCGAGCGCTACGTGACCCTCGTGGCGGCGAGCGGCGTGACCCCCGTCGTCGTACTGAACAAAGCCGACCTGTGCGACGATGTGGACGCGAGGGTGCTCGAGGTCGACGCCGTCGCGTGCGGCGTGGCCGTTCACGCCATGAGTGCGGTGGAGAACGACGGCCTCGACGCGCTGAACGGATACCTGGGCGCGGGCAAGACGGTCGTTTTTCTCGGCTCCTCAGGTGTGGGCAAGTCGACGATCATCAACCGCCTCCTTGGCGAGGAGCGGCAGAAGGTCACGGCGATCAGCGGTCCCATCGGAAAGGGCCTGCACACCACGACCAGCCGGGAGCTGATCCTCCTTCCGGCCGGCGGCGTGCTTATCGACACGCCCGGCATGCGCGAGCTCCACGTCTGGGCCGATGAGGGCGCGCTGAGCACAACGTTCGAAGACGTCGAGGCGCTTGCGGCGCAGTGCCGTTTCCGCGACTGCCGGCACCAATCCGAACCCGGCTGCGCGATCAAGGCCGCGATCGAGGACGGCAGCCTGTCGTCCGAGCGCTTCCGCAACTATCTGCGCCTGCAACGCGAGCTCACGTCCCTCGCCCGTCGCCAGTCGGGCAAGGCGCGCCTCGCCGAGAAGAAATTCGGCAAGTGGAAGAAGCTGGTGGCACGACGGCACGGGCGGTTCTGAGGCGCTGGGCGGAAAACCATTTCGTGTTTTGTTCGCCCGTGCTACAATCCTCCCGGTCATGAGGAGGTGCTCCATGGCGGACGATGCGAAACAGCATCTCATCAGCGAGCCGCTCACGCCGGCGGCCGGTACGGGCGACACGGCCATGATGGCGCGCGGCGAGCCGGGGCTGCCGGAGCGCTTCTCGTGGCGCGGCATCGAGTACCGCGTCGTCGAGGTCGTGCGCACGTGGAAGACGACGAGCCAGTGCACAAGCGGCGCCGACGAGCAGTACGTGCGCCGTCACTGGTGGGCAGTGCGCACCGATCCACCGATGACGATGACCGTCTACTGCGACCGCCAGCCCAAGGACCGCAGCCGCCCCAAGGCGCGCTGGTGGGTATACACGGTCCAGTCGGGCGAAGCGAGTCAAGGCTGAAACGATGAACCCCTCGAACACCCATGCCGCGCCCGTCTCATCGAACCTCTGCCTCACCGGGCCCTCACGGCACGATCCAGGGAGCCGTTTCTTCTGACGCAGGCCAAAGGGGCGGCCTCGCCGCGTTTGACTCCAGTGGCTGAAGCCCATAGACTACGCCCGTTCTCGACACGGATCAGGAGAGAGCAACATGAGACTGACAGCAGCAATTGGAGCACTGCTTATGACGCTGTGGTATAGCACGGGACCGGCGACGGCCGACGTGGTGCTGCCGCATGTTCTGAGTGACCACATGGTCGTGCAGCAGGGCCAGCCGGTTCAGATCTGGGGCTGGGCCGAGCCGGGCGAGGACATCACTGTCTCGATCGGCGACCTGCAGGGCACGGCGCGTGCCGACGAGCGCGGCGAGTGGCGCGTCGCTCTGCCCGAGATGAAGGCGGGCGGCCCGTACGAGATCACGATCGAGGGCAGGAACAAGATCGTGCTCAGGGACGTGCTGGTCGGCGAGGTGTGGCTCTGCTCGGGCCAGTCGAACATGGAGATGGGCCTGCACGCGGTCGAAAACGGCGAGGCCGAGTGCGCCGCCGCCGATCATCCGCGCATCCGCCTGTTCGAGGTGCCGCAACGCCCGTCGGGCCAGCCGCGGCCCGACGTGGACGCGACTTGGCAGGTCTGCACGCCCGAGACGGTGCGCTGGGGGCCGTTCGACGGCTTCTCGGCAATCGCCTACTTCTTCGGGCGCGAGATCCAGAAGGAGCTCGACGTGCCGGTCGGTCTGATCGACACGTCGTGGGGCGGCACGCGCATCGAGCCATGGATGCCGCCCGAAGGCTTCGCCGCCGTGCCGGGTCTCGAGCCGTTCGTCCAGGAGATCGCCGACGCGAACGAGGGCTACCGCCTCGACGTCGCGCGCGCGCTGGACCCGATCCAGGAATGGATCAACGCGACGCGCGACGCGCTCCAAGCGGGCACCGAGATCCCGCTGCGGCCAGACATCCCCGAGCATCCGCTCGGCAACAACTGGCGGCCGACGGGGCTCTACAACGGCATGATTCAGCCGCTCGTGCCGTTTGCCATCCGCGGCGTGCTCTGGTATCAGGGCGAGTCGAACGTCGTGCCGTACGACGAGCAGTACGCGCTCAAGATGGTGGGGATGGTCAAGAGCTGGCGCGAGGCGTGGGGCCTCGGCGATTTCGCCTTTTACTACGTGCAGATCGCGCCGTTCGATCTGCGCAACCACGGGCACAAGATCGCTCCCACGGTCCAGGCCGATCTGCGCGAGCAGCAGGCCGAGGCGATGGCGCTCATTTCGAACTCCGGCATGATCGTCACGTCCGATATCAGCAATCTGCGCGACATCCACCCGGCGAACAAGCAGGACGTGGGTAAGCGGCTCGCGCTCTGGGCGCTGGCGAAAACGTACGGCAGAGAGGGCGTCGTCTATTCCGGCCCGGTCTACAAGGGAATGAAGGTCGAAGGCAGCAAGGTGCGCGTTGAGTTCGATCACGTCGGCGGGGGATTGACGTCGCGCGATGACAAGCCGCTCACGTGGTTCGAGCTGGCCGGCGAGGACAAGGCCTGGCACGAAGCCGCCGCCGAGATTGACGGCGATAGTGTCGTCGTGAAGTGTCCCGCGGTGCCCAAGCCGGTCGCCGTACGCTTCGGGTGGAGCATGCTCGCCGAGCCGAACCTCATGAACAAGGAAGGCCTCCCCGCCGCGCAGTTCCGCTCCGAGAAGTGGTAGCACCGGAGTTCTGCCACGGAGAACACGGCGAGCACGGAGCCAGGGGCGAGGGTTTCTCTCCGTGATCTCCGTGGCCTCCGTGGTGAAATGTCTCAGATGACAATTCTCGTCGTTATAGGCATTGCCGTTGGGTTGGCGATGGACGCGTTTGCCGTCGCCGTCGGCGCCAGCGCGTCGCTCGGCCGCATCACGAGGGGCCAGGTGTTCCGGTTCGCGTTTCACTTCGGCCTGTTCCAGGCCGCCATGCCCATCGTCGGCTGGCTCGCCGGCCGCAGCCTCAACGCCTACATCCAGACCTGGGATCACTGGCTCGCGTTCGGCCTCCTCGCGTTCATCGGTGGCAAGGCGATCATCACGGCGCTGAAGAGCAGTGCCGATGCAGGGCGGGCGCCCTACAGCCCCGCAGCGACGCGTTCCGCGCAGGACCACACCGCCACCGCATGGCCCGGCGTGGGCGATACGCGCAGGTCGGACCCCACGCGCGGCCTCAGCCTCCTCGTCCTCTCCGTCGCCACGAGCATCGACGCGCTTGCCGTGGGCCTCACGCTGGGCGTGCTCGGCAACGGCATCTGGCTCGCCGCCCTCATCATCGGCCTCGTCACCGCCGCCCTCACCACTTTCGGCATGCACCTCGGCAGCCGCCTGGGCGGCCTCTTCGGCCGCCGCTTCTCACGCGTCACCGAGATCGTCGGCGGCCTGGTGCTGATCGGCATCGGAGCGAAGATCCTCATCCAGCATCTTACGTAACCGTTACACGCAGGCGATGCCCGTTGTGGCACGATGAGAACGAGGAAGGGCATTGAGTGACGGGGTGTGCAGCGAAGACGCGCTTCCCCTGCCTTGTCTTGCCGGTTCCTGGTCTTGCGTCCGTGTTGACCGCGCTGTCACCGAACTGGACGCCTTGGCACGCTGTGATCCAGGATGCTGCTCTTCGTGTGCTTGCCGTTGGCCGCTGGATGTGCTGTCTCTGCTCTGGGTAGCACGATCCGAAATACCCTTGCACGCCTTCGTGGCGTTCAAAGGTCAGGTGCGCGTGCGGTGTGTGGGCTCATACCCCGTTCTTGAGCTGGTCGATCTCAGGTTGAAGACTGCTCTCCTGACGCTACGCTTCATCCCGGTCGGCGAGCGGACCGGCTGGATTGCCTACGCGCCCGACGGGTCCTAGGAAACCTCGCCCGGGGCGGAGCAGCGCGTCGCCGTCTTTCGGAGCACGGCGTTCGCTGATGAGGAGACGACCGCCTCCGCCGCCTGCCCGAGCTCACCAGAGCGCGCGCCAAGAGAGTGGCGCTCCCCTAGGAGCCGGCAGCCGTCTCGCCTAGAACCACTTCTTGACCTTGAACCACGTGAGCGTCGCGATGGTGACGGCGCACATGAGGGCGACCATGTACCAGAAGCCGGTGGTGGGTTCGGTGGCGTGGTCCTTCATGAAGGGGACGTAGCTGAAGTTGGTGCCGAAGATGCCGGCGATGAGGGTGAGCGGCATGCCGACGACGGCGATGATGGTCAGGATGCGCATGATCTCGTTGGTGCGGTTCGAGATGGACGTGAGGTGCACTTCGAGCAGGCCCGTGATCATCTCGCGGTGCCAGTTCGAGAGCTCGTAGACATGAAAGACGCTGTCGTACAGGTCGCGGAAGTAGAGCTGGTTCTTCGGGGGGATG
This window of the Verrucomicrobiota bacterium genome carries:
- the rsgA gene encoding ribosome small subunit-dependent GTPase A; this translates as MNLDELGWDSGWAEVCSQLDEPGARPARVAREDRGAYLLLSEHGELRARLSGRFHHEVQSNDGGVYLGASEFAELRPLMSKRHHHDVRARHKLPAVGDWVAVRAQPEQGEAIICALLPRRSFLARKAASKDDEAENTAQQVLVANVDTAFIVTGLDGNFNVRRVERYVTLVAASGVTPVVVLNKADLCDDVDARVLEVDAVACGVAVHAMSAVENDGLDALNGYLGAGKTVVFLGSSGVGKSTIINRLLGEERQKVTAISGPIGKGLHTTTSRELILLPAGGVLIDTPGMRELHVWADEGALSTTFEDVEALAAQCRFRDCRHQSEPGCAIKAAIEDGSLSSERFRNYLRLQRELTSLARRQSGKARLAEKKFGKWKKLVARRHGRF
- a CDS encoding cytoplasmic protein, yielding MADDAKQHLISEPLTPAAGTGDTAMMARGEPGLPERFSWRGIEYRVVEVVRTWKTTSQCTSGADEQYVRRHWWAVRTDPPMTMTVYCDRQPKDRSRPKARWWVYTVQSGEASQG
- a CDS encoding sialate O-acetylesterase codes for the protein MRLTAAIGALLMTLWYSTGPATADVVLPHVLSDHMVVQQGQPVQIWGWAEPGEDITVSIGDLQGTARADERGEWRVALPEMKAGGPYEITIEGRNKIVLRDVLVGEVWLCSGQSNMEMGLHAVENGEAECAAADHPRIRLFEVPQRPSGQPRPDVDATWQVCTPETVRWGPFDGFSAIAYFFGREIQKELDVPVGLIDTSWGGTRIEPWMPPEGFAAVPGLEPFVQEIADANEGYRLDVARALDPIQEWINATRDALQAGTEIPLRPDIPEHPLGNNWRPTGLYNGMIQPLVPFAIRGVLWYQGESNVVPYDEQYALKMVGMVKSWREAWGLGDFAFYYVQIAPFDLRNHGHKIAPTVQADLREQQAEAMALISNSGMIVTSDISNLRDIHPANKQDVGKRLALWALAKTYGREGVVYSGPVYKGMKVEGSKVRVEFDHVGGGLTSRDDKPLTWFELAGEDKAWHEAAAEIDGDSVVVKCPAVPKPVAVRFGWSMLAEPNLMNKEGLPAAQFRSEKW
- a CDS encoding manganese efflux pump, which gives rise to MTILVVIGIAVGLAMDAFAVAVGASASLGRITRGQVFRFAFHFGLFQAAMPIVGWLAGRSLNAYIQTWDHWLAFGLLAFIGGKAIITALKSSADAGRAPYSPAATRSAQDHTATAWPGVGDTRRSDPTRGLSLLVLSVATSIDALAVGLTLGVLGNGIWLAALIIGLVTAALTTFGMHLGSRLGGLFGRRFSRVTEIVGGLVLIGIGAKILIQHLT